One genomic segment of Aquipluma nitroreducens includes these proteins:
- a CDS encoding L,D-transpeptidase family protein: MRNINKILTLFIVSFIVASSFAQSPVQKLDAGNKADSIVQTFYNISQVPLYWLSSRKDTKRAYEWLTAIEMAKESDLVSRNLMTGQIRTAMLGKNIRDKTLKAKTDKQITGLILNFLKELQTVDVHFDYDEISVATPDSVYIYQLINSKDKGPVSQIVSKLECQDHEYQVLKKFLKDSIPDKNTLKYKSVVQSMNVLKYISKNRQPEYIVANIPETEVRYFQDSQLKLKMKSVVGKKKNQTPTISSYITNIVTFPAWNVPFSIASKELLPKVQKDESYLERNNFEVVDAKGNAVDDSDLNWDSYTEKNFPYFFRESTGPNNSLGVLKFNLGNPFSIYLHDTNSKGAFAKESRFLSHGCVRLEKPIELADLLTRRKVNVWELKTGQKDTESKIIKLEQKVPVFIVYMPVIVNGEQVTFLKDTYGLIK, from the coding sequence TTCATTGTTGCAAGCAGCTTTGCACAAAGTCCAGTCCAAAAGCTAGATGCCGGGAATAAAGCCGACTCAATTGTACAGACATTTTATAATATCAGTCAAGTTCCACTCTATTGGCTTTCATCGCGAAAAGACACCAAAAGAGCATACGAATGGTTAACGGCAATTGAAATGGCAAAAGAATCTGACTTGGTTTCGAGGAACCTAATGACAGGGCAAATTCGCACCGCAATGCTGGGTAAAAACATCAGGGACAAAACGTTAAAGGCAAAGACTGACAAACAGATTACAGGTCTGATTTTAAATTTCCTCAAAGAATTACAAACTGTTGATGTTCATTTTGATTATGATGAAATTAGTGTAGCCACACCTGATTCTGTTTACATTTATCAGTTGATAAATTCAAAAGATAAAGGGCCGGTTTCTCAAATCGTTTCTAAGCTCGAATGTCAGGATCACGAGTATCAGGTTCTGAAAAAATTTCTGAAAGATTCGATTCCAGATAAGAATACATTGAAATACAAATCAGTAGTTCAATCGATGAATGTTTTGAAGTATATCTCAAAAAATCGTCAACCGGAATACATTGTTGCTAACATACCTGAAACAGAGGTCCGTTATTTTCAGGATAGTCAGCTAAAACTAAAGATGAAATCAGTGGTTGGTAAGAAGAAAAATCAGACTCCAACAATTTCCTCATACATCACCAACATTGTGACTTTCCCGGCATGGAATGTTCCTTTTTCAATTGCGTCGAAAGAGCTTTTGCCCAAAGTACAAAAAGACGAAAGTTATCTGGAACGAAATAATTTCGAGGTAGTTGATGCCAAAGGAAATGCTGTTGACGATTCTGATCTCAACTGGGATTCGTATACAGAAAAGAACTTTCCCTATTTCTTTCGCGAATCTACCGGGCCAAATAATTCGCTAGGCGTATTAAAATTTAACCTTGGAAATCCATTCAGCATCTATTTACACGACACCAACTCGAAAGGGGCTTTTGCAAAGGAATCCAGGTTTTTAAGTCACGGTTGTGTTCGCTTGGAAAAACCCATTGAACTTGCCGACTTACTGACAAGGAGAAAAGTGAATGTGTGGGAATTAAAAACCGGACAAAAAGACACTGAATCGAAAATCATCAAGCTAGAGCAAAAGGTACCGGTTTTCATCGTTTATATGCCGGTAATAGTCAATGGCGAGCAAGTGACTTTTCTGAAAGATACTTACGGACTAATTAAGTAA
- a CDS encoding murein L,D-transpeptidase catalytic domain family protein has protein sequence MKKLIFYLFFLLIPAVNNAGVNENISAEAVNEDIYAAVNLADTGLTRDVFNLAIKGLKKLDTEKKLNNATIVTIADYSQSSNKKRLYVIDLKNKKLLFNTYVAHGRNTGDEYAKSFSNVEGSYKSSLGFYITEHPIMGSHTGFSLLIDGVEKGFNDHAVQRAIIIHAAEYATENFIKKFGRLGRSYGCPSVPPEMNKLIIEAIKGGTCLFLYNPDKEYLSKSALLN, from the coding sequence ATGAAAAAATTAATATTCTATCTGTTTTTCCTCCTGATACCCGCTGTAAATAATGCCGGTGTCAATGAGAATATTTCAGCCGAGGCTGTTAATGAAGATATTTATGCAGCAGTGAACCTGGCCGATACTGGCTTGACCAGAGATGTATTTAATTTGGCAATTAAAGGTTTAAAAAAACTGGATACCGAAAAGAAATTGAATAATGCAACGATAGTAACTATTGCCGACTACTCTCAGTCGAGCAATAAGAAACGCCTGTATGTTATTGATTTGAAAAACAAGAAACTTCTGTTTAATACCTATGTGGCACACGGACGGAATACTGGTGACGAGTATGCCAAGTCGTTTTCGAACGTTGAAGGTTCATATAAAAGTAGCCTTGGCTTTTACATCACTGAACATCCGATTATGGGATCACATACTGGTTTTTCGTTGCTAATTGACGGTGTTGAAAAAGGATTTAATGATCACGCAGTGCAACGGGCGATTATTATTCATGCGGCTGAATATGCTACCGAAAATTTCATTAAAAAATTTGGAAGACTTGGGCGGAGTTATGGGTGTCCTTCAGTTCCACCTGAAATGAATAAACTAATAATTGAAGCCATTAAAGGCGGAACTTGTTTGTTTCTTTATAATCCGGACAAGGAATACCTTAGCAAATCAGCTTTACTTAATTAG
- a CDS encoding cold-shock protein has translation MNKGTVKFFNESKGFGFIKDSGSDKEYFVHVSGLNDQVRENDEVTFDLQEGNKGLNAVNVKLA, from the coding sequence ATGAATAAAGGAACAGTAAAATTTTTCAACGAATCTAAAGGATTCGGATTTATTAAAGACAGTGGATCAGATAAAGAGTACTTTGTACACGTATCTGGTTTAAACGACCAAGTCAGAGAAAATGACGAAGTAACTTTTGACCTTCAAGAAGGAAATAAAGGATTAAATGCCGTAAACGTTAAACTAGCTTAG
- a CDS encoding BamA/TamA family outer membrane protein, with translation MRFKILPFLVLVLISTHEFAWAQQKPVKKDSTQIYTEIESFSKRGKFTKFMYGLIFRPVASASRSKNGRMHVYKKLIQKPYNTFDGKIIRHINIETLDPFGYSIGDTIFREPNFLSKTGNGLHVKSQRITIRNLLLIHQNQIFDALLVKESERLVRSQKYIRDVSFFVKATAKGSDSVDIFIRELDIWSIIPKGSASASSSTINLADKNFLGLGHELQGDFTRNYTEGFNAYHANYSIPNIKNSYVRGTVHLGKEGDRKFSRSFAIDRPFFSPFAKWAAGVNFTQQFFNDSANFDNLHLEMLRYKFNSQDFWVGNAMQLWKGQSEYIRTTNFISILRFLRVRYLEKPSVIFDTHHMFTDENFYLGSIGVSTRRYVQDKYIFKFGITEDVPVGKVFSLTAGFQEKSQTDRIYLGARISMGSYYPWGYLSSNFEYGTFIRASHVEEGVFNVGLNYFTGLIEIGKWKFRQFVKPQLTFGFNRFPSDSLTLNDGYGLDGFRSTELQGTSRLLLTLQTQAYAPWNFIGFRFGPFISYSLGFLGDEATGFKNSKVYSKIGLGVQIKNENLVFNMFQITLSFYPIIPGSGNNIFKINSFSTTDFGFRDFEIGKPGPVVFR, from the coding sequence ATGAGATTCAAAATTCTCCCATTTCTAGTTCTTGTTCTGATCTCAACGCATGAATTTGCATGGGCACAGCAAAAGCCTGTCAAAAAAGATTCAACCCAGATCTATACTGAAATTGAATCTTTTTCGAAACGCGGAAAGTTTACGAAATTTATGTACGGCCTCATATTCAGGCCGGTCGCTTCCGCTTCGCGCTCCAAAAATGGCAGAATGCACGTGTATAAGAAGTTGATCCAAAAGCCTTACAACACTTTTGACGGAAAAATTATCAGACATATTAACATTGAAACACTCGATCCGTTTGGTTATTCAATTGGCGATACCATTTTTAGAGAACCCAATTTTCTGTCAAAGACAGGCAACGGACTACATGTGAAATCGCAGCGGATAACCATTCGCAATCTGTTGCTTATTCATCAAAACCAGATTTTTGATGCCTTACTTGTCAAAGAATCAGAACGATTGGTTCGCAGCCAGAAATATATCCGCGATGTTTCATTTTTCGTTAAAGCTACCGCAAAAGGATCCGATTCTGTTGACATCTTCATTCGTGAATTGGACATTTGGAGCATCATTCCCAAAGGATCAGCTTCTGCATCAAGCAGTACTATCAATTTAGCCGACAAAAATTTTCTGGGTTTGGGACATGAATTACAGGGCGATTTCACTCGAAATTATACTGAAGGATTCAATGCTTATCATGCCAATTATTCGATCCCAAACATCAAGAATAGCTATGTTCGGGGAACTGTACACTTAGGAAAAGAAGGGGATCGGAAATTTAGCCGAAGCTTCGCCATTGACCGCCCGTTCTTTTCGCCCTTTGCCAAATGGGCTGCAGGTGTGAATTTTACACAACAATTTTTTAACGATTCGGCAAATTTCGACAATCTTCACCTGGAGATGTTGCGGTATAAGTTTAATTCTCAGGATTTTTGGGTGGGTAATGCCATGCAATTGTGGAAAGGCCAATCGGAATATATCCGGACAACTAATTTCATTTCAATCCTACGTTTTTTGCGCGTTCGCTACCTGGAAAAACCAAGCGTAATTTTTGACACGCATCACATGTTTACCGACGAGAATTTTTACCTCGGTAGCATAGGCGTTTCGACTCGAAGGTACGTTCAGGATAAATATATTTTTAAGTTTGGAATTACTGAAGATGTGCCTGTTGGTAAGGTTTTCAGCCTTACTGCCGGTTTTCAGGAGAAAAGTCAGACAGACAGGATTTATTTGGGCGCTCGCATTTCAATGGGAAGCTATTATCCTTGGGGCTACCTGAGTTCCAATTTTGAGTACGGAACCTTCATTCGAGCTTCGCATGTTGAGGAAGGAGTATTTAATGTTGGCCTGAATTATTTTACCGGATTAATCGAAATTGGTAAATGGAAATTCAGGCAATTCGTAAAACCGCAACTCACTTTTGGCTTCAATCGCTTTCCTTCTGATAGCTTAACACTCAACGATGGCTATGGCTTGGATGGTTTTCGCTCAACCGAGCTACAAGGTACAAGTCGTCTGTTATTGACTTTGCAGACTCAGGCTTACGCTCCATGGAATTTTATCGGGTTTCGGTTTGGCCCTTTTATTTCCTATTCGCTTGGTTTTCTGGGCGATGAAGCAACTGGATTTAAAAACAGTAAGGTCTATTCGAAAATTGGCCTAGGCGTACAAATAAAAAATGAAAATTTAGTTTTCAATATGTTTCAGATTACTCTTTCGTTTTATCCAATTATTCCGGGGAGCGGAAATAACATCTTCAAAATAAACTCTTTCAGTACGACCGATTTTGGGTTCCGGGATTTTGAAATCGGTAAACCAGGTCCGGTTGTATTTCGGTAA
- a CDS encoding MlaD family protein, producing MDTHTPQFKVRLGMFVAGGLALFVLAIFIIGKQKNLFNPVYKLTTTFYNVSGLQVGNNIRFSGIVIGTVDNIAIINDSTVRVDMLIKQEVRRFIKSDSEVAIGSEGLIGDRLVIISQGSFDAPLAREGEQLESVEPVETDAIMSSLKVTAENAEVITQELAEIMAKINSGTGTLGRLIQDTTIARNLNQTIINLKKSSKGLDENMNAAKHNFLLRGYFNKKARAEEKKAADEKK from the coding sequence ATGGATACACATACACCACAATTTAAAGTACGCTTAGGAATGTTTGTTGCCGGAGGTTTGGCCTTGTTTGTACTGGCAATATTTATCATCGGTAAACAAAAGAATCTGTTTAATCCGGTTTACAAATTAACGACAACCTTTTACAATGTGAGCGGATTACAGGTTGGAAATAATATACGCTTCTCTGGAATTGTCATCGGAACAGTTGATAACATTGCAATCATAAACGATTCAACGGTTAGGGTTGATATGTTGATCAAACAAGAAGTCAGGCGTTTTATTAAATCTGACAGTGAAGTTGCCATTGGCTCTGAAGGTCTGATTGGCGACCGGCTTGTCATAATTTCTCAGGGAAGTTTTGATGCTCCTTTGGCCAGAGAAGGTGAACAGCTCGAATCGGTTGAACCGGTCGAAACAGATGCCATCATGTCGAGCCTGAAGGTTACCGCTGAGAATGCCGAGGTAATTACCCAGGAACTTGCCGAAATTATGGCCAAAATAAACAGCGGAACAGGAACACTTGGACGTTTAATTCAGGATACAACCATTGCGCGAAATTTGAATCAGACAATCATCAACCTGAAGAAAAGTTCAAAAGGATTGGATGAAAATATGAACGCTGCCAAGCATAATTTCCTTTTACGAGGCTATTTCAACAAGAAAGCCAGAGCTGAAGAAAAGAAAGCTGCTGATGAGAAAAAGTAA
- a CDS encoding ABC transporter ATP-binding protein translates to MNTIQTDTEVTAKHVIEINNLKKSFGTQLVLKDVSLKLINGENLVVLGKSGTGKSVLIKCIVRLLNPDGGTIQVLGENISTLNSDRLGELRQKIGFLFQSGALYDSMTVKENLEFPLRRIRKNLTEKEISEKIIEVLENVGLADALNKMPSQLSGGMRKRISLARTIVIDPMIMLYDEPTTGLDPVTSDEISGLINDIQKRYKTSSIIITHDIECARNTANRIIMLKDGEVYLVGSLEEFEQSSDPIIQSFFK, encoded by the coding sequence ATGAACACAATCCAAACAGATACTGAAGTTACAGCAAAACATGTTATTGAAATCAATAACCTGAAGAAATCATTTGGCACTCAACTGGTACTGAAAGACGTTTCCTTAAAACTCATCAATGGCGAAAATCTGGTCGTTCTTGGTAAATCGGGTACCGGAAAATCAGTCCTGATCAAGTGCATCGTGCGGTTGTTAAATCCTGATGGTGGAACGATTCAAGTTCTTGGCGAAAATATAAGCACGCTAAATAGTGATCGGTTGGGCGAATTGAGACAGAAAATTGGTTTTCTTTTTCAGAGTGGAGCCTTGTACGATTCGATGACCGTAAAGGAAAACCTTGAATTCCCGTTGCGCCGGATAAGAAAGAACCTTACCGAAAAGGAGATATCAGAAAAAATTATTGAAGTTCTGGAAAACGTAGGTTTGGCTGATGCATTGAATAAAATGCCATCGCAACTTTCAGGAGGAATGCGGAAACGGATCAGCCTGGCACGAACAATTGTGATCGATCCGATGATCATGCTGTACGACGAACCCACCACCGGGCTCGATCCGGTGACTTCAGACGAAATAAGTGGGCTCATCAACGATATTCAGAAAAGATACAAAACTTCATCCATCATTATTACACACGATATAGAGTGCGCCCGTAACACGGCCAATCGGATTATCATGCTAAAAGACGGAGAAGTATATCTGGTAGGGAGTCTCGAAGAATTCGAGCAATCTTCCGATCCAATCATTCAGTCATTTTTCAAATAA
- a CDS encoding MlaE family ABC transporter permease: MTQTKQRKFNPVKVIPKVRDATKHSMTVLSEKTIAKTQGVGSFFTDVANVALFMAELTKEMFSGHFEWKEFFRQCYQIGAKTLPLISIIGAIIGLVLTIQSRPVLVDFGAVTMLPGMVAVSLIREMGPVITALICAGKIGSGIGAELGSMKVTEQIEAMEVSSTNPMRFLVVTRVLAATLMIPLLILYSDLLGILGSWGGANIKGDVSFSLFFSQAFAHIDFIDFLPAVVKSIFFGAVIGLVGSYKGYNAGRGTESVGVAANSAVVLASLLVIITDMIAVQITDMLVK; the protein is encoded by the coding sequence ATGACACAAACTAAACAGCGAAAATTTAATCCCGTTAAAGTAATTCCGAAGGTTCGGGATGCAACAAAGCATTCAATGACTGTGCTTAGCGAGAAAACAATAGCTAAAACACAAGGTGTCGGTAGCTTTTTTACTGATGTTGCCAATGTCGCTTTATTTATGGCAGAACTCACTAAGGAGATGTTTTCGGGACACTTCGAGTGGAAAGAATTCTTTCGCCAGTGTTATCAAATTGGAGCTAAAACCTTACCACTGATTTCAATCATTGGGGCAATTATTGGATTGGTGTTAACCATTCAGTCGCGCCCGGTATTGGTCGATTTTGGGGCAGTAACTATGCTTCCGGGGATGGTGGCCGTCTCGCTGATCAGGGAAATGGGACCTGTTATCACCGCATTGATTTGCGCCGGGAAAATTGGTTCAGGAATTGGCGCTGAGTTAGGGTCGATGAAGGTAACCGAACAGATTGAAGCGATGGAAGTTTCGTCAACCAACCCGATGCGGTTTCTGGTGGTGACCAGAGTGCTGGCAGCCACATTAATGATTCCGCTGCTGATTCTTTATTCCGATCTACTGGGTATACTTGGAAGTTGGGGCGGCGCCAATATTAAAGGTGACGTTTCGTTTTCGCTATTCTTTTCACAAGCCTTTGCACATATCGATTTCATCGATTTTTTACCTGCCGTTGTCAAATCCATTTTTTTCGGTGCAGTTATCGGATTAGTTGGAAGCTATAAAGGTTACAATGCCGGGCGAGGAACCGAAAGTGTTGGCGTGGCGGCAAATTCTGCGGTGGTTTTGGCTTCACTCCTGGTAATAATAACAGATATGATCGCAGTGCAAATTACTGATATGTTGGTAAAATGA
- a CDS encoding MlaD family protein has translation MNESPNKRAVIVGVFVIVGLLFLLAGVLIVGNLRETFNRKMQLVSLFDDISGLQPGNNIWYSGVKIGTVNSLNFHGKSQVEVDMNVAIKAKKYIRKDAKVKISSDGLIGNKILVIYGGTDGFAEVEDGDTLLVEKTFTSEDMINTAQENNKNILAITNDVKIITKKLAAGEGTLGKLLNDSLIYTNINATIASLHKASAKAEQMLASLSEFSSGLNKKGTLANELTTDTVVFKSVKASVLQLQQMADTATVFIANLKKASSNPNSAIGVLLHDDESGTRLKETIKNLETSSAKLDEDLEAAQHNFLLRGYFKKKAKTEESSLPENKKQITNDTN, from the coding sequence ATGAATGAATCACCAAATAAACGTGCAGTAATCGTTGGGGTTTTTGTAATAGTCGGTCTGTTGTTTCTGCTGGCAGGAGTTCTTATTGTAGGAAACCTTAGGGAAACTTTTAACCGGAAAATGCAATTGGTTTCACTTTTTGATGACATAAGCGGGTTGCAGCCTGGAAATAACATTTGGTACTCAGGAGTTAAAATAGGAACCGTAAACAGCCTGAATTTTCATGGAAAATCGCAGGTGGAAGTGGACATGAATGTGGCCATAAAAGCGAAAAAGTACATTCGGAAAGATGCAAAAGTTAAAATCAGCAGCGACGGTCTGATCGGAAATAAAATTCTGGTGATTTATGGTGGAACAGATGGATTTGCTGAAGTAGAGGATGGTGATACTTTGTTGGTGGAAAAAACTTTCACGTCGGAGGATATGATTAACACTGCACAGGAAAACAATAAAAACATTTTAGCCATAACAAACGATGTAAAAATCATCACTAAAAAATTAGCTGCGGGCGAAGGCACTTTAGGTAAATTGCTCAACGATAGTTTAATCTATACCAATATCAATGCAACTATAGCTTCGCTACATAAGGCATCTGCAAAAGCAGAACAAATGCTGGCTTCGTTGTCCGAATTCAGTTCAGGATTGAATAAAAAAGGCACGCTTGCCAATGAATTGACAACTGACACTGTGGTTTTTAAATCGGTAAAAGCTTCGGTTTTGCAATTGCAACAAATGGCTGATACTGCAACGGTGTTCATCGCCAATCTCAAAAAGGCAAGTTCCAACCCGAATTCAGCTATTGGTGTTTTGTTACACGACGATGAATCAGGCACCCGACTAAAAGAAACGATTAAAAATCTGGAAACCAGTTCAGCAAAACTTGATGAAGATTTGGAAGCCGCACAGCACAATTTTTTACTGAGAGGCTATTTTAAAAAGAAGGCAAAAACAGAAGAAAGCAGTTTGCCTGAAAATAAAAAACAGATAACGAATGACACAAACTAA
- a CDS encoding ABC transporter ATP-binding protein has translation MENLKQHIINKDESVISITGLFKSFDEVPVLKGIDFNLFKGENIAVLGKSGTGKSVLIKIIVGLLKPDKGEVIVLGKQVDKLSGKELDALRIRIGFSFQNSALYDSMNVYQNLAFPLTMNVKNLSKSEVDYAVNDVLDSVGLANKSKQMPSDLSGGQRKRIGIARTLILKPEIMLYDEPTSGLDPITSAEIIELINEVQQKYNTSSVIITHDLTCAKNTGNRIAMLHKGKFLKVGTFDEVFASDNEQVKGFFNYNFIQ, from the coding sequence ATGGAAAACTTGAAACAACATATTATCAATAAAGATGAATCGGTCATTTCCATTACCGGACTTTTTAAATCGTTTGATGAAGTGCCGGTACTAAAAGGAATAGATTTCAATCTTTTTAAAGGGGAAAATATAGCTGTGCTTGGAAAGTCGGGTACGGGAAAATCTGTTTTAATAAAAATTATTGTAGGACTGCTTAAGCCAGATAAGGGAGAAGTAATCGTTTTGGGAAAACAGGTGGATAAGTTATCCGGGAAAGAACTGGATGCATTGCGTATCCGGATTGGATTTTCATTTCAGAACAGTGCATTGTACGACAGCATGAACGTCTATCAAAATCTTGCTTTTCCGTTGACCATGAATGTGAAGAATCTGTCTAAAAGTGAGGTCGATTATGCTGTTAACGATGTTTTGGATTCGGTTGGTCTGGCTAATAAAAGCAAACAAATGCCTTCCGATCTGTCAGGCGGGCAACGTAAGCGGATTGGCATTGCCCGTACACTAATTCTAAAGCCTGAAATCATGTTATACGATGAGCCAACTTCAGGACTCGACCCGATTACAAGTGCTGAAATTATTGAATTGATCAATGAAGTCCAGCAAAAATACAACACCAGTTCGGTGATTATTACACACGACCTTACCTGTGCCAAAAATACCGGTAACCGGATTGCCATGTTGCACAAAGGAAAGTTTTTAAAAGTGGGAACGTTTGATGAGGTTTTCGCAAGCGATAACGAACAGGTAAAAGGTTTCTTTAATTACAATTTTATACAATAA
- a CDS encoding MlaE family ABC transporter permease: protein MRNSKVRKYVFSKGLDDYFIGVHKAYRFTTLFFKEAFKPPFHLRELINQCFEVGLKSLALITLTGFIVGIVFTKQSRPSLEDFGATSWLPSLIGIAIIKALGPLVTALICAGKIGSGIGAELGSMKVTEQIDAMEVSAINPFKYLVVTRVLATTITIPILALYCSFVALYGSYLNVHAEETSSMISFYQSAFKTINFLDIITSVTKTLVYGFTIGIVGTYKGYNATQGTRGVGKAANQAVVLAMFLIFIEEVIIVQIANWIRFY, encoded by the coding sequence ATGCGAAATTCAAAAGTTAGAAAATACGTATTTTCAAAAGGTCTTGACGACTATTTTATAGGTGTGCACAAGGCTTACCGGTTTACAACTCTTTTTTTTAAAGAAGCATTTAAACCTCCTTTTCATCTGCGCGAACTGATTAATCAGTGTTTCGAGGTGGGATTGAAATCGCTTGCATTGATCACCCTCACCGGTTTTATTGTCGGCATTGTTTTTACCAAACAGTCGCGTCCTTCGCTTGAAGATTTTGGCGCCACGTCGTGGCTTCCATCGTTAATTGGCATTGCCATTATAAAGGCTTTAGGGCCATTGGTCACTGCGCTCATTTGTGCCGGGAAAATAGGATCGGGGATTGGTGCCGAACTGGGCTCGATGAAAGTAACCGAACAGATTGATGCCATGGAGGTTTCTGCTATTAATCCTTTTAAATATCTGGTTGTAACCCGTGTTTTAGCTACAACCATTACCATTCCAATACTTGCCTTGTATTGCAGTTTTGTTGCCTTGTATGGTTCGTATTTAAATGTTCATGCTGAAGAAACCAGCAGTATGATCAGCTTTTATCAAAGCGCTTTTAAAACGATCAATTTTCTGGATATAATCACATCAGTAACCAAAACTTTAGTTTACGGATTCACAATTGGTATTGTTGGTACATATAAAGGATACAATGCCACACAGGGCACACGTGGTGTTGGTAAGGCTGCGAACCAAGCTGTTGTATTGGCCATGTTCCTGATATTTATTGAGGAAGTTATCATAGTTCAAATTGCCAATTGGATCAGATTTTATTAA
- a CDS encoding porin family protein yields the protein MKNKIVSIALILLLSASFANAQEKSKLSFGILGGLNFQNLNGKDLGGDKLENDMLLGFHGGINVQIPIAPEFYFQPGIMYSSKGAKNTSGSITSTTKLNYIEVPLNMVYKASLGKGFFMLGFGPYVSYGMSGSVKTVSGSVTLNRDIKFKSVVETGDNILVPYYKAFDAGANIFVGYEMASGLFLQLDTEFGMLNINPEYKILSDDKSSTKNTGFGLSLGYRF from the coding sequence ATGAAAAACAAAATAGTATCAATCGCATTAATTCTTTTGCTTTCAGCATCATTTGCGAATGCACAGGAGAAGTCAAAACTATCATTTGGAATATTGGGTGGTTTAAATTTTCAGAACCTGAACGGAAAAGATTTGGGTGGTGATAAACTTGAAAATGATATGCTGCTGGGCTTTCATGGTGGGATTAATGTTCAGATTCCCATTGCTCCCGAGTTTTATTTCCAACCAGGAATCATGTATTCATCCAAAGGAGCAAAGAACACTTCAGGTTCAATAACAAGCACAACAAAACTCAATTATATTGAAGTGCCTTTGAATATGGTTTACAAAGCCTCGTTGGGTAAAGGATTTTTTATGCTCGGATTTGGACCTTATGTTAGTTATGGAATGAGTGGTAGCGTAAAAACAGTTAGTGGCTCGGTAACTCTTAATCGGGACATCAAATTCAAAAGTGTTGTTGAAACAGGTGATAACATATTAGTGCCTTATTACAAAGCATTTGATGCGGGCGCCAATATTTTTGTTGGATACGAAATGGCAAGTGGATTGTTTTTACAACTCGACACCGAATTTGGGATGCTTAATATCAATCCTGAATACAAGATATTATCGGATGATAAGTCATCAACAAAAAATACAGGTTTCGGCCTGTCGCTCGGATATAGGTTTTAG